From a single Candidatus Saccharibacteria bacterium genomic region:
- the uvrA gene encoding excinuclease ABC subunit UvrA encodes MSEVISVQGAREHNLKNISVTLPREKLVVITGLSGSGKSSLAFDTIYAEGQRRYVESLSAYARQFLGLMEKPDVDQIDGLSPAISIDQKSTSRNPRSTVATVTEIYDYLRLLYARIGIAHGPDGKPIKQMTVEEISDGVRNLPEGHRLMVLAPVVVDKKGEHAHIPELYTRQGYARARIDGVIYALDEFPELDKKYKHSIEIVVDRVVNDDDSASRIFQSVEAALQLAEGQLTIIDADDADKIHHFSQRYYNEDYPDFVAPIMEPRTFSFNSPHGACPTCTGLGNRLEIDTELVIPNGNLTILEGAIRPYNRMAPDAWNVKKMQAVADRYKFDLSTPTGQMRAGDLQKILYGTGDETFRVSLSYGRFFNTTYEGVIPNLERRHKETDSDFMRREIERFMVEKPCFACGGKRLKPEVLAVTVADRSIMDICGLAVDQAVEFFDGLKLSEKDTKIVAQVLKEIKARLGFLNEVGLNYLTLARGANSLSGGEAQRIRLATQIGSGLQGVLYVLDEPSIGLHQRDNEKLINTLKRLRDIGNSVIVVEHDEDTIRTADYLLDIGPGAGVHGGQVIAEGTPSQVEKVPASITGKYLRGELKVEVPKSRRKCNGKSLEIKNAREHNLKNLDVKIPLGKLVVVSGVSGSGKSTLINDILAKELHARLHNAHEPAGRHDDVLGSENLDKVIIIDQSPIGRTPRSNPATYVGLFTPIRELFASTPEAKIRGYKAGRFSFNVRGGRCETCQGDGTIKIEMHFLPDVYVPCETCSGKRYNREALEIHYKGKTISDILAMTIEEGAEFFANIPSIANKLETLVKVGLGYMTLGQSATTLSGGEAQRVKLATELSRRATGRTLYILDEPTTGLHMDDVNRLLQVLHALVDTGNSMIIIEHNLDVIKSADWLIDMGPEGGEGGGQVVAEGTPEQVAANKASYTGHFLKHSL; translated from the coding sequence ATGTCTGAGGTGATTTCGGTTCAGGGTGCTCGTGAGCATAACCTGAAAAATATTAGCGTTACACTGCCGCGCGAGAAGCTGGTTGTGATTACTGGCTTGTCGGGCTCCGGCAAGTCTTCTTTGGCATTTGATACGATTTATGCCGAAGGGCAGAGGCGATATGTCGAAAGCCTTAGTGCCTACGCAAGGCAGTTTTTAGGCCTCATGGAAAAACCAGATGTAGACCAGATAGATGGTTTAAGTCCGGCAATTAGTATTGACCAGAAATCGACCAGCCGTAATCCACGCTCAACCGTCGCAACCGTTACCGAAATTTATGACTATTTGCGTCTGTTGTATGCCCGAATTGGTATCGCTCACGGCCCGGATGGCAAGCCGATCAAGCAGATGACAGTCGAGGAAATAAGTGATGGAGTACGCAATTTGCCAGAAGGCCACCGCTTGATGGTGCTAGCCCCTGTAGTAGTTGATAAAAAAGGTGAGCATGCCCACATTCCAGAGCTTTACACTCGCCAAGGCTACGCTCGGGCCCGAATCGACGGCGTAATTTATGCTCTAGATGAGTTTCCTGAATTAGATAAAAAGTACAAACACTCAATCGAAATAGTAGTTGATCGTGTCGTTAATGATGATGATTCGGCTAGTCGAATTTTCCAAAGTGTTGAGGCGGCACTGCAACTTGCAGAGGGACAACTGACCATCATCGATGCTGATGACGCAGACAAAATTCATCATTTTTCTCAGCGTTACTACAACGAGGATTACCCGGATTTTGTGGCGCCAATCATGGAGCCGAGGACGTTCAGCTTTAATAGCCCGCATGGCGCATGCCCTACATGCACAGGTCTTGGCAATCGGCTAGAGATTGACACCGAGCTAGTCATTCCAAATGGTAATCTGACAATTTTAGAAGGCGCCATCAGGCCCTATAACCGCATGGCGCCAGATGCCTGGAACGTCAAAAAAATGCAAGCCGTAGCTGATCGCTATAAGTTTGATCTGTCGACACCGACTGGGCAAATGCGAGCCGGTGACCTACAAAAAATACTTTATGGCACTGGTGACGAGACATTTCGGGTTAGCTTAAGCTACGGCCGCTTTTTTAATACGACATACGAAGGCGTCATTCCAAACTTAGAGCGACGCCACAAAGAAACAGACAGTGACTTTATGCGCCGAGAAATTGAGAGATTCATGGTTGAAAAACCTTGTTTTGCTTGCGGCGGCAAAAGATTAAAACCAGAGGTTTTGGCGGTGACGGTTGCCGATCGATCGATCATGGACATCTGTGGTTTAGCGGTTGACCAAGCTGTTGAGTTCTTTGACGGCCTAAAACTGAGCGAAAAAGACACCAAAATCGTCGCCCAAGTTCTGAAAGAGATCAAGGCAAGACTAGGCTTTTTGAATGAAGTCGGGCTAAATTACCTAACTTTAGCGCGTGGAGCTAACTCTTTAAGTGGCGGCGAAGCTCAGCGTATAAGGCTTGCCACGCAGATTGGTAGTGGCTTACAGGGGGTGTTGTACGTTCTAGACGAACCTTCGATTGGGCTTCATCAGCGCGACAACGAGAAACTTATCAACACCTTAAAGCGACTGCGCGATATCGGTAACTCTGTCATAGTTGTGGAGCACGATGAGGATACCATCCGAACGGCGGATTATCTGCTAGACATCGGGCCGGGAGCTGGCGTTCACGGTGGGCAAGTAATCGCAGAAGGCACACCGTCTCAGGTCGAGAAAGTTCCCGCCAGCATAACCGGTAAATATCTTCGAGGCGAACTAAAAGTTGAGGTGCCTAAATCGCGCCGAAAGTGCAACGGCAAAAGTCTTGAGATCAAAAATGCCCGTGAGCATAATCTCAAAAATCTTGATGTCAAGATTCCTCTCGGCAAACTGGTCGTAGTCAGCGGTGTTTCTGGTTCGGGTAAGAGTACGTTGATTAACGATATCTTGGCAAAAGAACTCCATGCTCGCCTGCATAATGCCCATGAGCCTGCGGGCCGCCATGACGATGTCTTGGGTTCTGAAAACCTCGACAAAGTGATTATTATTGACCAATCGCCGATTGGAAGGACGCCGCGTAGTAACCCTGCAACTTACGTCGGCTTATTTACGCCTATACGGGAGCTTTTTGCTAGTACGCCTGAGGCCAAGATCCGTGGCTACAAAGCCGGCCGCTTCAGCTTTAATGTTCGTGGCGGACGCTGCGAAACTTGCCAGGGAGATGGCACGATCAAGATAGAAATGCATTTCTTGCCGGATGTCTATGTACCGTGTGAGACCTGCTCAGGCAAGCGCTACAATCGTGAGGCGCTCGAGATTCACTACAAGGGTAAAACCATTAGTGACATTTTGGCGATGACGATTGAAGAAGGGGCTGAATTTTTCGCTAATATTCCTAGTATTGCCAACAAACTAGAGACACTAGTCAAGGTTGGTCTGGGCTATATGACACTTGGTCAATCAGCCACGACATTATCTGGTGGCGAAGCTCAGCGTGTTAAGTTAGCGACTGAGCTGTCGCGGCGAGCGACTGGTCGAACCCTTTACATCTTAGACGAGCCAACAACCGGGTTGCACATGGACGATGTCAATCGCCTGCTACAAGTGCTTCACGCCTTGGTTGACACAGGCAACAGCATGATAATCATTGAGCATAACCTCGATGTGATAAAATCAGCCGATTGGCTTATCGATATGGGCCCTGAGGGTGGCGAGGGAGGCGGGCAGGTTGTCGCGGAAGGTACTCCCGAACAGGTCGCAGCTAATAAGGCATCATATACCGGGCATTTTCTTAAACACTCACTTTAA
- a CDS encoding DedA family protein, translating to MSFLNPEHLIQSGGLLLIGLIVFAESGLLIGFFLPGDTLLLSAGFFAAQGKLPLVGVIGIVIVAAIAGDNLGYHIGRRTGHRIFRKKDGIIFRQEYLERAEKFYESHGGKTVTLARFIPIVRTFAPIVAGAAKMDPKRFMIYNVAGAVIWSISVTLLGYFIGGLIPDIDKYLLPVVGIATLVTFLPTITHILGDPETRDRLFARIKQIFRR from the coding sequence ATGAGTTTTTTAAACCCTGAGCACTTAATTCAGAGTGGCGGCCTGCTGCTGATAGGCCTGATTGTATTCGCCGAAAGCGGGCTGCTTATCGGCTTTTTTTTGCCGGGCGACACGCTGCTTTTGAGCGCTGGCTTCTTCGCTGCTCAAGGGAAATTACCGCTGGTTGGTGTTATAGGCATTGTGATAGTTGCAGCAATCGCAGGCGATAATCTTGGTTATCATATTGGCCGACGAACAGGCCACAGAATATTTCGCAAGAAAGATGGCATAATCTTTAGGCAAGAATACTTAGAAAGAGCTGAGAAGTTTTATGAAAGTCATGGTGGTAAAACCGTGACACTGGCGAGATTTATTCCGATTGTGCGCACCTTTGCGCCGATAGTCGCTGGGGCCGCCAAGATGGATCCAAAACGTTTTATGATATATAACGTTGCAGGAGCAGTAATATGGAGTATTAGCGTCACGCTTTTGGGCTATTTCATAGGCGGGTTGATTCCTGATATCGACAAATACCTACTCCCAGTGGTTGGGATTGCCACTTTAGTCACTTTTTTGCCAACAATTACCCATATCTTGGGCGACCCCGAAACCAGAGACAGACTCTTTGCTAGAATTAAGCAAATTTTTAGGCGCTAA
- a CDS encoding BspA family leucine-rich repeat surface protein translates to MKINIIKRVKNLFFALALILPTIFVVAPAGAVATPFITTWKTDNEGVTAPNQIAIPVNPAESYDYTVSWGDGSSDSNVNGSIVHTYASPGTYTVKISGQFPRIYFADGGDRAKILSVVQWGSIAWSSGEAAFKGATNLVINARDAPDLTRVKSLTYMFQNAKSLTGGVENWNVAGVEGFGYMFAGATNFNANISGWNMSSAVNTEYMFSQAGSFNQNISGWNTSRLGNAKGMFFGASSFNQSLNNWNLSRVFNVEDMFRNAAAYDQSISKWNIGNITYISRLLNGSTLSTSAYDQMLDTWATNQTASNVVFDAGRSMYCTSASARDHLINKLGWKITDGGADNVFCGGVDVSFVSLPALKENQAAGSLVGKLSVNSSLGSNFDISICPNNPSDSRFFELNNSNLYTKRSFDYETPLDENKDNYYEVCIKITSASTGASIQKYVLVGVGDTADTDQQAGGVGSGNGGTGQVLGTSTAEASTKPSASNSTGKVLGATGVAVGLAGIYYGLSLTSFGLVLKRRPRRHKRYE, encoded by the coding sequence ATGAAAATAAACATTATTAAAAGGGTGAAAAATTTATTCTTTGCTCTAGCTCTAATACTGCCAACTATTTTTGTAGTTGCCCCTGCCGGTGCAGTTGCTACACCGTTCATTACGACTTGGAAGACTGATAACGAAGGCGTGACTGCGCCCAATCAGATTGCTATTCCAGTTAATCCGGCTGAGAGCTACGATTACACCGTTAGCTGGGGTGACGGTAGCTCTGATTCAAATGTTAACGGGTCAATTGTGCATACTTATGCTTCGCCCGGCACGTACACCGTAAAAATTAGTGGGCAATTCCCAAGGATTTATTTTGCTGATGGCGGCGATCGAGCGAAGATCTTGAGTGTTGTGCAGTGGGGTAGCATTGCCTGGTCATCTGGCGAAGCGGCATTCAAAGGAGCGACCAATCTGGTGATAAATGCTCGCGACGCTCCAGACCTAACTCGTGTCAAAAGTCTAACCTACATGTTTCAAAATGCAAAATCTTTAACAGGTGGGGTTGAAAACTGGAATGTTGCCGGTGTGGAGGGCTTTGGTTATATGTTTGCAGGGGCGACTAATTTTAACGCAAACATCAGTGGCTGGAATATGAGCAGTGCCGTTAATACGGAGTACATGTTTTCTCAGGCAGGTTCGTTCAACCAAAATATCAGCGGTTGGAACACTAGTCGACTGGGAAATGCTAAGGGAATGTTTTTTGGTGCCAGCTCGTTTAATCAATCCCTCAACAATTGGAACCTGAGTCGGGTTTTCAACGTTGAAGATATGTTTCGTAATGCTGCCGCTTATGACCAATCAATATCGAAATGGAATATTGGCAATATAACCTACATCTCACGCTTACTTAATGGTTCCACGCTATCCACAAGCGCCTATGACCAAATGCTAGACACTTGGGCAACGAATCAAACAGCCAGCAATGTAGTATTCGATGCAGGTAGGAGTATGTATTGTACATCAGCCAGTGCTCGGGATCATTTGATAAACAAGCTAGGCTGGAAGATAACTGATGGTGGAGCAGACAACGTTTTCTGTGGCGGTGTCGATGTTAGCTTTGTTAGTCTACCAGCACTGAAAGAAAACCAAGCAGCTGGGTCGTTGGTAGGAAAACTCTCAGTGAATTCTAGTCTCGGTAGTAATTTCGATATATCAATCTGCCCAAACAACCCTTCCGATAGCAGATTCTTCGAGTTAAATAATTCTAATCTCTACACTAAGCGGAGCTTTGATTATGAAACTCCGCTAGATGAGAACAAGGACAACTATTACGAAGTGTGTATAAAGATAACCAGCGCAAGTACCGGAGCTTCCATACAAAAGTATGTCTTAGTTGGTGTTGGTGATACGGCGGATACTGATCAGCAGGCAGGCGGGGTGGGCAGTGGTAATGGCGGTACGGGGCAAGTACTTGGAACGTCAACAGCAGAAGCGTCTACCAAGCCTTCGGCCAGCAATTCCACGGGTAAGGTGCTTGGTGCTACCGGAGTGGCTGTGGGATTAGCCGGAATCTACTATGGACTGAGCTTGACCAGTTTTGGCCTTGTCCTGAAGCGCCGCCCTCGACGCCATAAAAGGTACGAGTAA
- a CDS encoding 50S ribosomal protein L25 has protein sequence MDKISLQAESRTVLGKKVKVMRREGRVPAVIHERGKDSIHISALAADLTKVWREAGKNHIVDLLVDGKSKAVMFKDVSRDPARGTINHAALYAIKQNEAVTTEVPVKIVGEIPAEKASWYVSRQLDTVEIKALPADLPEVLEVDGSTLINVGDLLKVSDIKLSANVEILTDTGRVIAVVEDPAVKAAQAEAEAAANAEASATEVPSDNGGIEATEAPADNDKKPE, from the coding sequence ATGGATAAAATTTCATTACAGGCAGAATCACGAACGGTTTTAGGCAAAAAAGTCAAAGTTATGCGTCGAGAAGGCCGAGTGCCGGCTGTTATTCATGAACGCGGCAAAGACTCAATTCATATTTCAGCTCTTGCGGCTGACCTGACCAAGGTATGGCGAGAAGCCGGCAAAAACCATATCGTTGATTTGCTAGTTGATGGCAAAAGCAAGGCAGTGATGTTCAAGGACGTTAGTCGTGACCCAGCGCGCGGTACAATCAACCATGCTGCTCTCTATGCTATCAAGCAAAACGAAGCCGTTACGACCGAAGTGCCAGTGAAAATTGTTGGCGAAATACCAGCCGAAAAAGCTAGTTGGTATGTATCTCGCCAACTAGATACTGTTGAAATTAAGGCTCTACCTGCAGACTTGCCAGAAGTGCTAGAAGTCGATGGATCGACTTTGATAAATGTTGGAGATCTTTTGAAGGTTTCGGACATAAAGCTGTCGGCCAATGTAGAAATCTTGACCGATACTGGTCGGGTTATAGCGGTAGTTGAAGACCCAGCCGTCAAAGCTGCCCAAGCTGAAGCAGAAGCAGCTGCCAACGCCGAAGCAAGTGCGACTGAAGTACCTTCGGACAATGGTGGAATTGAAGCGACTGAAGCGCCAGCAGACAACGATAAAAAACCAGAATAG
- a CDS encoding class F sortase, giving the protein MKNHARALRSNYQTFTRRSHRLNPQLRRTLFGRKLSELKSEENAKLSSDYEQDIDRFIDLVSELAPKTINITKNVAPRRSLFKRTIASPYHHKNREIRYQPKTVDQKAESLIKRRKSSQRKLNYRHTRLKLSAAFAVLLIVATSGYFFNAKHSNRSLLSRLYPTLSSVNGPPIDISATPAVLGANIEPKNPDRVPSTLNIPALGMSAAIEPVGAHENGTVGQTQDRRKVGWYMGSAPTNANSTVLLVGYRFGDTPIFSKIDQLKTGDVIEVRNHGGDSKWYKIQTIDFYAAKDSPLYRLVTENQGESLVIASNNGVWDDYKNQFSERIIIVSKPVDN; this is encoded by the coding sequence ATGAAAAATCATGCCCGAGCTCTACGGAGCAATTATCAAACCTTTACAAGGCGCAGCCATCGCCTCAATCCACAGTTGCGCAGGACTTTGTTTGGCCGAAAATTAAGTGAGCTAAAAAGCGAAGAAAACGCCAAACTTTCATCAGATTACGAACAAGACATTGATCGTTTCATAGATCTAGTTTCAGAGCTTGCCCCGAAAACTATCAATATTACCAAAAACGTCGCACCCCGTAGATCACTTTTTAAGCGTACGATAGCTAGCCCTTATCATCACAAAAATCGTGAAATTCGTTACCAACCAAAAACGGTGGATCAAAAAGCTGAATCTCTGATAAAGCGCCGCAAGAGTAGCCAAAGAAAACTGAATTATAGACATACGCGCTTAAAATTGTCAGCAGCCTTCGCAGTTCTTCTGATTGTTGCTACGTCTGGTTACTTCTTTAACGCCAAACATTCAAACCGCTCACTACTTAGTCGTCTGTATCCTACTCTATCTAGTGTGAATGGTCCCCCAATCGACATATCAGCTACACCGGCAGTATTGGGTGCAAACATCGAGCCAAAGAATCCTGACAGGGTTCCTTCAACACTTAACATACCTGCACTAGGCATGTCGGCTGCTATCGAACCAGTAGGAGCGCATGAAAACGGCACGGTCGGTCAGACTCAAGATCGGCGCAAAGTAGGTTGGTATATGGGAAGCGCGCCAACTAATGCTAATTCGACTGTTCTACTGGTCGGGTATCGTTTTGGTGACACACCCATTTTCTCGAAAATTGATCAGCTCAAGACAGGCGATGTGATCGAGGTACGAAATCACGGTGGAGATAGTAAGTGGTACAAAATACAGACGATTGACTTCTACGCCGCAAAAGACTCGCCACTTTACCGACTAGTCACAGAGAACCAAGGCGAGAGCCTGGTAATTGCCTCAAATAATGGTGTTTGGGACGATTATAAAAATCAGTTTAGTGAAAGGATTATTATCGTTTCTAAACCCGTAGACAATTAG